One window of the Gavia stellata isolate bGavSte3 chromosome 9, bGavSte3.hap2, whole genome shotgun sequence genome contains the following:
- the KIFBP gene encoding KIF-binding protein produces MAAVAGGGWAAVCEKFRTARTLSAVESRKDPETEPYRSKYSARALLQEVKQQLSAAEEGGEARLLAVRRAVLEYELGVNHIDTEELSAGEEHLQRCTQLLEPHRLSPDCVSLYIQAQNNLGILWSERDEIKTAQTYLESAEALYNQYMKEDGNPPLDPSEHFMAEEEKLTDQERSKRFEKAYTHTLYYLAQVYQHLEMIEKAAQYCHTTLKRQLEYCGYYPVEWALNAATLSQYYLSKQCFMESRHCLAAASVIFSQAGQVPSAEDIDETEQDQQDLRQRKAEIARCWIKYCLNLLQSARKLLEDNIGELDPDRQLELKAQRKKEEDEKENGRKKAVLFGTSDICDSVLAVEEKVSSVYPLDFQEAREIFLVGQNYVQEAKEFFQFDGYVTDHIEIVQDHSALFKVLAFFEEDYERRCKMHKRRIDMLEPIYADLNPQYYLLISRQLQFELADTYYEMMDLKVAIGNRLEELDSHTIKKINSLAQLAIKYYELFLDSLRNPDKVFPEELKEDVLRPAMVAKFHIARLYGKLITSDSKKQLENMQTSLEYYTFLVDYCEKYPDAVRAVETELELSKEMVGLLPTRMERLRAKLCPFI; encoded by the exons ATGGCGGCGGTGGCGGGCGGCGGTTGGGCCGCGGTGTGCGAGAAGTTCCGCACCGCCCGGACGCTCTCGGCCGTGGAGTCGCGCAAGGACCCGGAGACCGAGCCCTACCGCTCCAAGTACAGCGCCCGGGCGCTGCTCCAGGAGGTCAAGCAGCAGCTGAGCGCCGCGGAGGAGGGCGGTGAGGCGCGGCTGCTGGCCGTGCGGCGGGCCGTGCTGGAGTACGAGCTAGGCGTCAACCACATCGACACCGAGGAGCTGTCGGCCGGCGAGGAGCACCTGCAGCGCTGCACGCAGCTCCTCGAGCCCCACCGCCTCTCCCCAGACTGCGTCTCCCTCTACATACAGGCCCAg AACAATCTAGGTATCCTGTGGTCTGAAAGGGATGAAATTAAAACTGCACAAACTTACTTGGAATCTGCAGAAGCCTTGTATAATCAATACATGAAAGAG GATGGCAATCCTCCCCTGGATCCCAGTGAACATTTCatggcagaagaagaaaaactcaCAGACCAAGAAAGATCCAAAAG ATTTGAAAAAGCCTATACGCATACTCTATATTATCTGGCACAAGTCTACCAACACCTGGAGATGATTGAGAAGGCTGCTCAGTATTGCCATACTACTCTTAAACGACAGCTTGAGTATTGTGGCTACTACCCGGTAGAATGGGCACTCAATGCTGCTACTTTGTCACAGTACTATCTCTCTAAG CAATGCTTTATGGAGTCCCGGCACTGTTTAGCAGCAGCCAGTGTCATCTTTAGCCAAGCTGGGCAGGTGCCGTCTGCTGAAGACA TAGATGAAACGGAGCAAGACCAACAGGACCTTCggcagagaaaagctgaaattgCAAGATGCTGGATTAAGTATTGCCTGAATCTCCTGCAAAGTGCTCGGAAATTACTTGAG GATAACATAGGAGAGCTGGATCCAGACAGGCAATTGGAACTTAAagcccaaaggaaaaaagaagaggatgAAAAAGAGAACGGCAGGAAAAAAGCTGTCCTTTTTGGGACAAGCGATATATGTGACTCTGTCTTAGCCGTGGAAGAGAAAGTGAGCAGTGTGTATCCTTTAGATTTTCAGGAAGCCAGAGAAATCTTCCTCGTTGGTCAGAACTATGTTCAGGAAGCAAAAGAGTTCTTTCAGTTTGATGGTTATGTTACTGACCATATCGAAATTGTTCAGGATCACAGTGCTTTGTTTAAGGTACTCGCTTTCTTTGAAGAAGACTATGAGAGACGTTGCAAAATGCACAAGCGTAGAATAGACATGCTGGAGCCTATATATGCAGACTTGAATCCACAGTACTATCTGTTGATTAGTAGGCAGCTTCAGTTTGAACTAGCCGACACCTATTATGAGATGATGGATTTAAAGGTAGCTATTGGTAACAGGTTAGAGGAGCTAGACTCccacacaattaaaaaaattaattctctgGCTCAGTTAGCGATCAAATATTATGAACTCTTCTTAGATTCTTTGAGGAACCCAGATAAGGTGTTTCCCGAAGAGCTCAAGGAAGATGTTCTTCGCCCTGCAATGGTGGCTAAATTTCATATTGCACGACTATATGGTAAGCTTATTACTTCGGATagcaaaaagcagctggaaaataTGCAGACGTCATTGGAATATTACACATTTCTGGTAGACTATTGTGAGAAGTACCCAGATGCTGTCCGTGCTGTTGAAACTGAACTAGAACTCAGTAAGGAGATGGTGGGTCTTCTTCCAACAAGAATGGAGAGGCTAAGAGCAAAGCTGTGTCCGTTCATATAA
- the SRGN gene encoding serglycin, translating into MPARMQPLIRCNGRIFLAICLILFVGYTAQGAPMQKARYKRVRCRPDAWSTNCIEEKGPWFYMPTGGANRILPPMADPSLMKRYQELGNVFPLSDEESGSGSDATVEVEPASGSGLGDGDGFSEAKLPVFLAGLRGGELKQKLTEEDLFL; encoded by the exons ATGCCGGCCAGAATGCAGCCCCTTATCAGATGTAACGGGAGGATTTTCCTGGCTATTTGTTTAATCCTCTTTGTGGGATACACAGCACAAG GTGCTCCGATGCAGAAGGCAAGGTACAAGAGAGTGAGATGCCGACCTGACGCCTGGTCCACTAACTGCATCGAAGAGAAGGGGCCCTGGTTTTACATGCCCACCGGCGGAGCCAACAGGATCCTTCCTCCCATGGCAGACCCATCCCT GATGAAGAGATACCAGGAGCTGGGCAACGTATTCCCACTCTCGGATGAGGAGTCCGGCTCTGGGTCTGATGCCACGGTGGAAGTGGAGCCAGCCTCCGGCTCGGGGCTCGGTGACGGCGATGGCTTCTCTGAGGCGAAGCTGCCCGTCTTCCTAGCGGGCCTGCGAGGCGGCGAGCTGAAGCAAAAGCTAACAGAGGAGGATTTGTTCCTGTAG